The Daphnia carinata strain CSIRO-1 chromosome 9, CSIRO_AGI_Dcar_HiC_V3, whole genome shotgun sequence nucleotide sequence GAGATATTTTCGCTAATGAATTTTGTTCGTTCGCAAGGTATGAGTGATCCTTACTGTTCCATATGGATTTCGAGCAATCGCCAAAAGTTTCAGGATACGTCCATGAAACCGAGGACTCTGGATCCCGTGTGGAACGAGACGCTGAATTTGTAAgactcattaaaaaaaaaaaatgaacacatTTGCGTGTTGCAGAATCTCTgcttaatattaaaaaaaaactctttggTTTGAAATTAGTGCGATAAAGGACGTAAATGAAGATATTTTGCAGCTAGAAATCTGGTAAGTTGTTTAAGCGCCATCTATTAAACATTCTTTATAAACGAGAAATATTTCTTATTTAGGGATTACGATCCAGATGAAACTGTCAAAGAAAAGATGTCGCGTATCACCGAAGTTAAAGATTTACGCGGAATGGGCATCTTGCTAAAACAAATCGCTGTAGCTTCAAAAGCGCCAGGAAAACCGGCCCATAAATTCCTTGGTTTATTGAACGTCGGACTTAAATCTATTCCGCTCTCCGGATTGGAACGCTGGTACCAGCTGGAAGGCCGAGACAAGACTAAAACGAAGGAGCGCGGAGAGATCCGTCTCAATTTGACACTGTCGGCCAGCCGTCCCGATACATCCGAGCAATTCACGTTGCAAGAAAGCTTCATCCATTACGAACGCTTACTCAGGATCGTTGTGGAACACGAAATGCGAGCAGATAGCGAATGGCGTGGCGTTATCCCGGATTCGGCAGCTCTAATGCTCCGCCAGTTCGCTGCTCATCGAGGACTGAGACAATCAGTGACGGACGCATGTCTGTGGTCCGTCTATTCGACCGCCTTTCATAAACGCACGCTGGATCTTTCCGTCATGTTGGGCCTGGTCCAACGACTACGTAAGGCCATCAACGATGGTAAATTACCCGAAGAAGAACTAGTCAACGTGTTTTGGACGGCTGCTGAATCGTTTAGCGTCGCTGCATTATCAGCCATCCGCCATTTACGCAATAATCCGGAATTGAGCACTAGACCTGATCAACTCTCAGCTCTCCTCGAGTAAATTTAacacaacgttttttttttattggaagggaatcttaaaatcttttaaattttggcaGATGCCTTAAGGAATTGAACATGTTAGGTTCTAACAGACCGGGATTATCTGAAATGGAAGTTAGAATCAGCGAGTCGGTTACGATGGGAGCGGCTGATTGGTTCTGTCGGATTGTcggcggaagaagaaaaggcgGACCCATCTGTGACGACGATCGTTTGGAAAATGCGATCCGTATTTGTCAATCTCTGATGAGCGATTTGAAAACGGTCTTAACTGTTtatcaaaaaatatttgaacgTATCTGGCAAATTCCAGTCTTCAACATCGTCTACTTGTACTACGACGGCCAGCTAACCGACATTTCCAAGCCCGTAGTGGACAGCGTCACGCGGAGTCTCAAATCGATTCATACCAACAACAATCAGATCGCCTCATTGGCATTAGAAGCCTCGGGCGAGGTTCCTAGACCTATGCAAAACGGACATGCCAAACAGAACGAAGCGGACACTATTGCCCCACGTTTATCAATGGGCACTGCTCTCTTTGAACTCTATTTGTGCCTTCAACAATTCCACAAGtaagtgggaaaaaaagacaTTCATTTTCATCAGGAAGTCGTAATTTCATATCCTTTTATTAGGCTATCAATTTCATTGCCCGAGTCGGAGAAGGAAAGCGTTAAATTGGCCCCGTTTTACACTTGGTTTGAAACGGCTGTCGATCGTTGGTTGGATATAGCCTTGTATAAAGCCATGATTCGAATTGGGAAAGCTGTTTCCTTGGATAATCTACAAACAGTGGACAGCATAGTGCGACATTCTTCATCTGCTGTCGACGCTGTCAGCGTCTTCTATTCAGTAAGTCTTTTGCATAAATATTTGATCTATgacatttaattttaaactGATTATTTCAGATCAAAATGTTTTGGGAACAACTAGCATGGCCTGATGAGAAAGGGGCGTTGTCTTTCGTTATTAAAATCATGGATGTAAGTAGATAATTGAATAATTCAAACGTGATTGTGTTCCTCATTGTTTTGCAATTGATAGGAAGTGAAACAATCAGCAACAATTTATGCCGAGGCCATTCGACTTAAATTAGAGAGGCTCCATTCCGGATCACCAACGTCAGCCACTGCGCagccttttttcatttcactgAAAATCTGTTCGGCCATCAACAGTATCTTGCACGTCCAACAATCCATCGATCCATTGGCGGAAGAAATAGGACTCTACAGATTACGTGACGCCGTCCAGGAGAACGGAGATGACGGGTCATTGACAGAAAATGCCATCAAAGATGTTAATGAGAAATTGGACGAGATCTTTTACGCTATAGCCCGCAGGGTAATTCCGAATGATTATCCTAGCGTGCAAAATTCTAATGTTTTTTGGTTCGTTGCAGTTTGAAGTTGAAGTGGCTAAGCTCATCAATACGGTAATGGAATCTGATTTTGGCATGCGCCAAACTGACGATCTCAACCACTACATTTGCAACCAGCTTCTAGCGCTGGATAGCAACCTTCCAAGAGACGTTTTCTTCCGTGTTTTAAACATAATCTATCACCACATCTTGCAGAGTTTCCTTAATGTCGTAGAAGGCGAAGTCCAGGTAAAGACCTACTGAATTTCTATTGCCATTTTcacgttaaattttgaataatttacgAATGCAGAAAAAGCGACAGCCGGCTTGCTTCCGCCAGTGGAAAGAGCTGCTCGATATAGTTGAGAATTGCTTCCAAAATCCGgaagctgaagaagaaattgaggATGAAGCGTTGGTCAAAATCCGCTGGCTACTCAAATTGCACGGGATGGACACGGGCGACCTTATCCATCAATATCGACTGGATCGTCTAAAACAGACGTTGGATTCCACTAAAGATGCCGGGCTTGGTTCTCTATCTGTTCGAGTCATCTTTATCGACGATGCTCTAAATATCGATATACTTAATGCCCGTAATTTGAAGCCAATGGATGCTAATGGCTCTGCCGATCCGTACGTCAAAGTTCAACTCTTGCCAACCACAACCTTTCCGGATGCAGCGATCCTCAAGAGTAAAGTGCTTAAAAATACTCTCTTCCCATTATTTGAGGAGAGCTTTACCTAGTAAGTTTAAACTTCGACACAAAGttaaacaaattgttttaattttcttgtttttagtCCAGTACCAAAGTCGCTGCAGACTAATCCGGAATGCTGCATTTTATTCACAGTCAAGGATAAGGATCTGATTGGTGCCAATGAAATGATGGGTGAATACTTCCTGGGCTTCCAGGAGATCACCCGAGGAGACTCTTCAGTTGACATGAACGCTTTAGATCAAAGGATATTGCCACTGACTAAACCACACGAGCAAGGTATAGGACTACACTTtaattttgattcattttatTAAGTGTATTGTATTGGTTTCCATTCTGAATAATTAtaatcgttttgtttgttagaATCTGAATATTTGAATGCACTGGAAGGCCGTACATGGGATAAGGTAGCTCGCGATTTCgccaaaaaagagaagaaacgtATGAGCGGAAAGTGATCAAAAGTGTTCCCCAATGATTTACATATTTATACATATACTCTTTGGCGCctaattgaaaaagaattattcTGTAAATATGCATACAATACGAATTTGATGTTGCTTTGGTACTATCGATTTCTGTATAACAATATAGCAGACATTTTGGATTCTGAATAATCGACACTGGACCCTTCAACGGATTAACGTCCTGCTTTTGGCTTGGGCTAGAATCGAAGCTAACTTACCAACTTGATCAACAGTTTTACGGAAACTGAAGATCGGGCTTCGCAGAAGATAATGGGTTTGTTTCCCCATCATGTCAGATTCGATTGGACGGACCCTGTAATTTAAACAACAATTTCGTTGATATTCCTCCAACATCATAACATAAATGAGGCGAGCGTATCGGGCGTCTAGGCACGTCGGTTCAGTTTGACCGGAATCCTCATTCGTGCCTGCTGTCCTTGGGGCAATTTCCCACAAATATCCTTTTGTAATGATGGGAATGACGTAATCAACCTCCTGGTACCATCGGTAGATACTTTCGCTACAAAATTCAAGTTCATCTCTGTTCTCTTCAAGAATTAGGACGCCAATTCCGAGGTTTAGGGAGCGGATTTGAAAGGCAACGTTTTTCGCTAAATCATAGCCATCTTGCGTGAAAGTTAGCAGTACGGTTTTCataagtttctttttatcacaGCTATTCGTGTCATCCGAAGCTTTATGGTTCGCCACCGATATGATACTGGTTCTTAATGGAACCGATTTCAAGTTTTCCGGGTCACCTTCTCCTGTAATGCTAACTTCCATGCCAGAATCCATTTCACTGTCTGTGTCAGTCAGCTGATTTGAAGGTAATGTCCCTAGTTGCTCAGGTGTTGAAGTGTTTTGGTGATTAGAAGTAGCTGAGGTATTTAGCAGcactataaataaaaatgtgttttaattAATGAAAAGAATGGGGTAAACTGTGATATTGAAAACCTTCTAACTTGCTAGATATTGCAAGCAAAATGTCTTGGCGCTCCATGGTGAGAAGAGCTTTTAGCAACTCAGAGACACTGGCATTTGTTTTAAGAGCAAATTGACTCAAGATTTCTAAAGTAGCTCCTTTTATGGTAGAAAAGTTTTCAATTCTctggaaagagaaagaaaggaaaacattagGGTATAATTTCCCTTAATCTAAAGGAGCTGTTACTATTATATCATGAATGTCGAGACCAAGTAGACCAGCCAGATGCTTCCAGTCTCCATTGGCTCCTACAGGTGTGCCATCCACAAACCGAGCAATAACATGCAGGATTTCCCAACCAATTTGATTGTGACTTGTCAACTTTTTTATCGTGTAATGGGCACCCTTCACCATCCAGTTTTCCAGACATTGCCCAATATCTGGTGGGCCAGGAACATTCCTTGTTCGAATATCTTCAAGTTCTTGGTCGAGGGCTGGATTTCTGCATGGAATGGTAGCAAATTAAACATTAAACATGCctaacaaacaaaagacaatttaTATTACTTACAACACCAAGTAATCACCCATTTATGTCAAATTTGTTTCGTGTGGTAAAAAGTTATAGTTATCGTTTTGTGAATTTTTCACCTTTCACGTTGCAAAACGTAACAGTAATCGACAGGCATCTACTGAGCGTTGTTTGCACCATGTGCTGAAACGGGGTACTGCCCAACCGCGAGATTTAAAAAGCAATCCAATTGCTTAACTTAATTCGTAAAGGGTATTCACAATCTTAGCTGCTTCATGCCAGTATGTAAGTTAGCATGTAGCGTGTCCCATAATGTGGTGGgagtatttttaatgtttcacTCACGAAATGGTATTAGGCTCACGCTCGTAGATAAATCATTGAAATTTTCTGCAAGACATAAATGAAAACCTGATCCACGGAAGCAACAGTTAAAATTCAAATACTACTAAATGGTATCCGCTGTATTAAATTACTTCTTTTTGTTAGTTGATATAAGATAAGACTTACATGTACGCCCCCACTATTCTGTGTGTTCAGTAAACAATATCCTTTAAATTCCAAGAACTGCGACATTACCCATTCCATTCAATTCACCCGTAAAGTGCATAAATGCGGGCAATATCAGCAACCTGGACTATactttcttgattttttttaaagggaaatgCTCCGTTTTTACGCAGGTAATGACGTCATGAGCAGATGGGCGTAGGTTGAAAGTGCGTGGGTTTGTCATGAAGAACCTGAATAATTTACCAAGTGCTTTACTTTTAACCAATGCACGCGCAGTCTAATTTAGGTTTGTGTCACCATGGACGAGTTTCCTTTGACCAACGTCATTGTTAGTCAATTTTACAAATAAACTTGTTTTCTATTGGCTAATGGTAAAAATCGTCGTAGTACGTATCTTGGGTAAGGACTAgaacacgcacaaaaaaaacgaaaaaacagcagcaacaaaaaaaaaaaaaaaaaacaaaaggcaaaaaaaaggtcggAATTCTAGACACACATGTTGTCCACGCGGAATGGCGTCGCAAAAATGCGTTGTTGACACGAGGTTCAGTGTTTTGCTTCGTTCACGATTGGTTTGCAACATATGGCCAAGAGAATGGGGAGGGCAGGCATTTTTCTAAAGACGGTCACGTTGGTGAATTCAAGGGGCGTCAGCTACGAAACACAGCGTGCCTTGCAACGTGACCAAAACCCTATTTGGCTCTCGGCTTCCTTTTCATCCCCATGGCTGCTGCGTGTTATCATCGATCGCGACCGAAAACATAAGCAACATTGGGCAAATAGTAACTAGGGTCTCGGCTTTCGGGTTTGCTGATAATGTATGTGAAATTCCTCCTTATCCACGCCatctgcacacacacacacacacacacacacaaaatgtcTGATGCAATTCTTGCAAAGATTTCAACTTGCAGAAGTTCGCAAATTCTAGTGTTATCAGTTGATGTTTCATATCATTAGCTTGAAAGTATTAACTGTTAATTTCATTTCCAAAATTTAAACTTAAAGGGAATCATTTTAAAGTTACGAACCATTAGCTTAGATACATTTAGTTCAACAATGACTTTTTACTTTGGTAAGTTTGTACAGTCTTTATTAATTTGTTCAACCTCTGGACGtcgtaaagaaaaatcaaattctaTAGCGTTGGCGCTAGTTGCCAGTCTAACTGTTTAAACCTTGGCCTTGCGtcttgaaagtgaaagaacGTCAATGGCCTGCATTCAGTTGTAACCCAGAAGGCAGCGTGACTGGCTACGTGTTGGCAAAATATTCGACCCCTTCCCTGGTTGCGCAGAGAACACCCCCATAATGCTGGATTACATAGACTCATCACGCACTTACCCACCAGCCTTAGAGAAATTCACATATAGATATTGAGAGCTCGTTCTACGATAACTTTTCATCCAGTGCATTTGTTTTAGCAGCTGCTGGTTTAGTCAATCGTTTGATCTGTTTGGAAAGTGTCTCTTAACGTCAAATATTAGTGCCACTATAGCCGTTCCTCTGGATCGACGATTTAAAGTAAGGACATTCCACTTTTTGAATACTGATAAGCTTTTAAAACGTGAAGAGGAGTCGATTACGTTTAAGCAATGATAGACATCTGTTCAGACAGTTCAGTAACTAGTAACACATCAAATTATACGTCTCATAACCGagataaaagcaaaaaaaatattattttgttaATATTAGTGCATGCCTAGTAGACAAAGACCTCTCTATCGCACATTTTTACCTTTCAATTCATCCAAACATGACAGAAACCTTTCAAATTCTTGGATCGATTGATTAGTGCATTTGGTATAAATGCGAGTTTTGAGTACAACATTTTGCTATTGGTTCTGTTTTCGCGGCATCTTATTCTGGgacaaaatgaattttttagaCTTTTTCTCACGGAATACAGTTGTGTTTCAGCGAACAACCGCCATAGTATTCATAGGCTTCCAAGTTCCACgaatttgaaaggaaaaaatcgaGTAAATTTATCGATCCATCGGCAACACAGGTCTAGTTTGCGTACAGTGCCTACACAGACGACGTGCTTTTTTCGTAGTTGGGTTAGCATTTTTCTGAGAGAaattcgtttgttttattaaaaatttaaaaccaaatAACCGTGATCAGACACACTTTCAATAGTAGATATATTATTAGTGGACGCGATCGGTGATTTCCCGGTGAAATTGGCCCCGGTTATGACGAAAATAGTACATAATTTGTTATTGCCTGTCACCCTTGATTTTACGTGATTAACTATGAATTAATGATCGCAGAAAAATAAGTGAGAATATATGCCGGAGAGCATTTTTTATGTGTCACGTACATACATTTGCTGAAagtatttaattattatttttgtccTCAACAGGTTTCCAGAAAAATGATCTAACTTGCACACTAGGATCTAGCCACATTTTTCATAACAGCAGCAAAACTGTGAGGTGGGAAGTTTTTCAACAGAATCCCTTTTCTATCAGCCCAAAAACTTGCCCTACTCACCAATCAACTTTATAATATGTAtcgacagcaacaacagcacaaCAATATAATGAGTAGCTATGAGTCTGCAGCAAGAGAGAAACATGTTGTTCACTGGTTCAGGAAAGGCCTACGTTTGCATGATAACCCCAGCTTAAAAGAAGGGTTAAAAGGTAGCTGTACCTATCGATGCATCTTCATTCTGGACCCCTGGTTTGCTGGATCTTCCAATGTGGATATCAACAAATGGAGGTAATCATATACATCAAACCAATGGAGTGGTATGATTTTCACTCAATGTTAATTAACAATTTGCCTTGTCTACTAGGTTTCTTCTAGAATCATTAGAAGATTTAGATCAAAATCTACGCAAGCTTAACTCTCGTCTTTTTGTCATCCGAGGACAACCTGCAGGCGTGCTTCCTAAACTTTTTAAGGTTCGTAATCATTTTAACTCATGAAGGCTATATTGGTTGATGCGCCCATTCCCGGACAtagaatgtttgtttttaaacggTTGCCGTTTGAAAATAGTAGTTGTTAATTCTCGCCATCCGGAACAAACGCAGTTACTGCTTTTCAGTCGATAATGTaccaaaggggggggggagggggcgGGGGAGGTCCTGCATGCCGAGCCACGTGAGGCTAAACCAATATAGTATGTAGGCGGGGCTATGTTTCGCGTTTCTCCAGGCTACATCCGTCTccgataaggaaataaatgctTCGAGAACAATCGAGAAAGTGATTGTATAACAAGATCCTGCATTGATAACGTTCATATACCAAtatcttgtttttcattcgtttgTAATGCATATCTTAAAGTTAATGATTCGTTAATTTTGCTAAATAATTAGGAATGGGAAACGACATGCCTGACATTCGAAGAGGACCCAGAACCGTTTGGTCGTGTCCGTGATCAAAATATTATAACCATGTGTAAAGATTTTAATATCGAGGTCATCACTAGAGCATCACATACGCTCTATCATCCACAAAAGTATAAGCTTCAAGTTAATTACTCATAATTTGCAGTTGGCTTATCTTTATTTGGGCACGATCGATATAGAATCATCGAAAAGAATGGCGGCAAAGCCCCACTGACGTATCGCCAGGTATGAAACTTGCTTATTTTAAACACCTACTAAAACcataatctttgttttttaattcttcagTTTCAAAACATCATTGCTTCAGTGGACCCACCACCCCCACCGGAAGCGGACATTACCTTCGAAACTATTGGACGAGGTTATACACCTATCGATGAATCCATAGACGACCGTTTCAGCGTCCCCACATTAGAGGAATTAGGTATCGATCGATACAATTAACTGTATTAAGCAACTTTGTTTTATTCTATTTATAAACACaacgtttttttctcttcgcttgACAGGTTTCGATACGGACGGGTTAATGACAGCTGTTTGGCGCGGCGGTGAAACAGAAGCGCTAACACGGTTAGAGCGTCATTTAGAACGTAAAGCTTGGGTCGCGTCATTCGGCCGCCCGAAAATGACGCCGCAATCTCTGCTGGCCAGCCAGACGGGACTTTCACCTTACCTTCGGTTCGGTTGCTTATCAGTTCGCCTGTTTCACcagcaactcaccaatttgTACAAAAAGGTAAGTTACAATTATGACTGCTCTGAAATTTAGAGCTTAGTGGATTCATATCATCTATGCGTTTTAGATTAAAAAAGCGCAGCCACCGCTGTCGTTACACGGCCAAGTGCTTTGGCGAGAATTCTTTTACTGTGCAGCGACGAATAACCCCAACTTCGACAAGATGGTGGGAAACCCAATATGCGTGCAAATACCTTGGGATTCTAATGCTGAAGCCTTAGCCAAATGGGCCAATGTAAACCAGTTCGTTCGCCCGTAAATAGCGGTGCtgaaactaaaacaaaaactaattaACATTACAGGGCCAAACGGGTTTCCCATGGATCGATGCCATCATGACACAACTACGAGAGGAGGGTTGGATACATCATCTGGCTCGTCATGCTGTGGCTTGTTTTCTAACTCGCGGTGATTTATGGATCTCTTGGGAAGAAGGCATGAAGGTAAAAagcaaattgaaattgatcctttgtttgttttgctctGACGTCACGTTTTTATCGATCTGCAGGTATTCGAGGAGTTGTTGCTGGATGCAGATTGGTCTGTCAATGCGGGCACCTGGATGTGGCTGTCGTGCTCATCCTTTTTCCACCAATTCTTTCACTGCTATTGTCCCGTCAAGTTTGGGAGGAAAGTCGATCCCAATGGGGATTTCATCAAGTAAACCTAGCAGCCATTTTTAGAAACAACTGTTGACTGATTGTGTtcgtttttcatattttagaaaatatcAACCTATACTGAAGAACTTCCCTTTACAATACATTCACGAACCGTGGAATGCACCGGAATCCGTTCAGAGAGCCGCCAAATGCATAATAGGAAAGGATTACCCATTGCCTATGGTGAATCATCTAGAAGCATCGCAGTTGAATATCGAGCGGATGAAACAAGTCTACCAGCGACTTACCCAGTACAGGGGAACTGGTGAGTCATCAAGTCAATCGATGTGTCTagcacaaattttttttaaccctctttttttttttgggtattGCGTAGGTGTAATGTCTCCGACTACCAAAAGTGATAACGGTGTCATCCACAATGTcggaaacaagaacaaaagggaaaacagCCATGCAAAGCAATACAGGACTGAAGAGCTGCGGCAGAACAGTGCCCAGAGAAACCAGTCCAACCTGAACTAAAGTTCAATCCCACACacaaacaacaattttcaaaagacTCGTCAGGGATCTCTCTCTTCAAGGTTCTAGACCATAGTCACAGTGTACATAAGTataatctttttctttttacgattCCAAATTATCTCTTTGATTCGTTCGATTTGCGAAAGTAATTTGAGTAACGGGTGGAGCTACCATGGAAACGGGGTAATAAAATAAGCCAAATCTTGCGCACTTTTAATGTGCCGCGTGTACAGACATAagataattttctttaaattggttttctttaattattttttcgtgCGTTGTCTATATCCTGCTATTGATATTCTTAACAGATTTTTTATACTATAACCGGCGTATTAACGAAATAACAATTGTCTTTTAAATCATTGCATTGTAAATACTTGACTGAGTCTTGTGTATTTATCGCGCAATCGGCTGGAAGGGACATCACGAACTTAAAAGAGCATTGTGACAAAACATGTTTTGCTTTCAATGAATGAGAATGCCAAAAGAACAGAAGGAGAGGGTTTTCCATTTGTTGAAAGCAAAAACGGAACAAACAAGACGTgcacaaatgtttttcttttttaaattgaatcaCCGTCGAGTCTAGAGACGGTGCACCGGAAACCCAAATTGTTAAAGctattaaaaagaaactcCAAAGTCACATCATTCCAAATTAGGAACAAACAGAAACAGAGGGAAGTAATACTgcaagccattttttttttcaaggaaaaaagTTTAAGTGATGACATTCGAGAGTTTAGACTGTACAACGACGGTCAGTTGAGCCCTTTCTTGGATggtattatttaattttttatctttttttcaattcggctgtcctttttgttcgttttatttattagcAGGAACATCCACCTTCTTGGTCTGACGCCAGGTGATGCGCGTTGGTCGATGGGCGCAGGTCGACAGCTATGTGTAGGGGTAATTGAATTATTGGGTAAGTTTCATTTCAGTTATGTCATTTCTAGCAACATGATTGACACCAcaatttttaatcaaacaaaaggaacaaaaaaaaagcgaatcgTTTGTCTACTTTGGGCAGGAAGAAAAGCAAGCGGTGTATTAAGATGATATGATCCACACACGACAATTATAAGGACATAGTCAGGTGAGTGTCACGTTCAAACGTGACTTAAACAGAATCAAACATgccattcagtttttttaatgtttcaagaaggaaaataagagggaaaaaaggaaacagagaGAAAACGCATTCCAGGGCGATTCTAAGGGACATAAATCTCCCATATTAGCTTTCTTTTGCTTAATGTGAATGATAAACAACTTGAAACATTTAGGAAGACCCAATTATTGGATAAAAACTATTAAAGACCAAGTgggaatggaaaaaaaattcagagtTTCTGAAATTGTTAAGTGCTAGGATAGGGGCTGTATATAAGCATTCACGATGTAAAGCTACCAAAATAATTCCTTTCTCATTTTCTGTTGGTCCGTTaccaaccttttttttaaggctttcAAACCCGTTCTTACCAATCAGGCAAAAAGAGATACAAAAAATCATAAgaataaatatttttcgtttcgcCTCTCTTGCGCTTACATAGGACAAGAGTTAACAAAGCCCAAAACTATTGCTCTTAATTAGGAGTCGTGTAACGACGAAAAGTAGTGTTTAagggagagaagaaaagatttcttaatcttaaattttttttttattaacatgCACAGCCGCCCTCTGCAGGTTTCGTCTCCACCGGTGCGTTATTCAAATCGATCTCCGTGACTAAGAGGACAAAAAACGGAATtaaagaaccaaaaaaaaaaaggaaaaaaaaaagaataacttaAGTAGTAAAAACGAAGCATCCAAAAACACCAAATAAATTAAGCGACATGCGAGACAATATGAAAACtcgtaataaaaaagaaactataGACACCAAAAGCGAGAAACTTATTTTAAGAAGAGGAAAACTAATAAcgctaataaaataaaagaatttcttaCTGTCTTCTGGTGGTTTCTTATCCGCTTCCATACCGGGTAGGGCGGCAGCAACGCGTCGGAAGAGCTAGACATTTGGGAAAGAACAAATATCGTGAGTAAAGAAAACTtagcaaaaaataagaaggatttttaaaacCTGTTTAACGTTATAGCCAGCCTTGGCGCTTGTTTCAATAAACATGACGTTAAGTTCCCTCGCCTTTCGCTCCCCTTCCTCAGTCGAAACCTGCAAAAGTAATCACATCCATAATGAGGATAGTTCCCTATGCTGTTTTCACTTCTGGTGCCTGACCTGCCGTTTGTCTGAGAGATCGGTTTTGTTTCCAACCAACATAATTATCACATCACTTCCTCTTTCTGTCCGGACATCATCGATCCACTTGGACGTCTGGTGGAAGGAATTTGCATCTGCAGAACAAAAGATTCGATGAGAAAATGGCTGCCAGAGAAATTTAGATATGCCTTACTTGTTATGTCATAAACTACCACAGCTACTGTAGAGTCACGGATGTATGAAGGTATAAGGCTGCGAAATCTCTCCTGGCCGGCAGTATCCCAAAGTTGCAACCTAACCTGTGTTTAGAAGGGTAATTGCACTGATTTCCAAATTGCCACAAGCACAGCTAAATATTACTTACAGTTCTGTCTTCTAAGTACATTGTTTTTGACAAAAAATCTATTCCAATAGTGGCTTGGTAAGTGTTATCAAAACTGTCGTACATAAACCTTGTAATCAATGATGTTTTCCCAA carries:
- the LOC130697906 gene encoding protein unc-13 homolog 4B-like isoform X1, whose protein sequence is MSCSTRVKKCGGRRVDNNSNNNNRRSLLFLLGSDGGGMSNHSASAWFHNSLQHLSHSWHRFNKLGISRDKKADRCSTWFVDQTDNNNKTLPFFAFPRRTISEESIDFFDRFSKISERANTQRIPAGRRGAQLREDDTVEEAFVRANRINKLDHQRITSSPQLSDGSDEGADRVESAPLPAPRSRPRSRVPTPTGHLAWIWGPELIVGAEAENVYCEVLYSLLHAISRTGCDNSSIDQVFDYLKRSFQFTDAKHEELLSTVRQRTPPDVSLQLGVLQARNLKGKDVNGMSDPYCSIWISSNRQKFQDTSMKPRTLDPVWNETLNFAIKDVNEDILQLEIWDYDPDETVKEKMSRITEVKDLRGMGILLKQIAVASKAPGKPAHKFLGLLNVGLKSIPLSGLERWYQLEGRDKTKTKERGEIRLNLTLSASRPDTSEQFTLQESFIHYERLLRIVVEHEMRADSEWRGVIPDSAALMLRQFAAHRGLRQSVTDACLWSVYSTAFHKRTLDLSVMLGLVQRLRKAINDGKLPEEELVNVFWTAAESFSVAALSAIRHLRNNPELSTRPDQLSALLECLKELNMLGSNRPGLSEMEVRISESVTMGAADWFCRIVGGRRKGGPICDDDRLENAIRICQSLMSDLKTVLTVYQKIFERIWQIPVFNIVYLYYDGQLTDISKPVVDSVTRSLKSIHTNNNQIASLALEASGEVPRPMQNGHAKQNEADTIAPRLSMGTALFELYLCLQQFHKLSISLPESEKESVKLAPFYTWFETAVDRWLDIALYKAMIRIGKAVSLDNLQTVDSIVRHSSSAVDAVSVFYSIKMFWEQLAWPDEKGALSFVIKIMDEVKQSATIYAEAIRLKLERLHSGSPTSATAQPFFISLKICSAINSILHVQQSIDPLAEEIGLYRLRDAVQENGDDGSLTENAIKDVNEKLDEIFYAIARRFEVEVAKLINTVMESDFGMRQTDDLNHYICNQLLALDSNLPRDVFFRVLNIIYHHILQSFLNVVEGEVQKKRQPACFRQWKELLDIVENCFQNPEAEEEIEDEALVKIRWLLKLHGMDTGDLIHQYRLDRLKQTLDSTKDAGLGSLSVRVIFIDDALNIDILNARNLKPMDANGSADPYVKVQLLPTTTFPDAAILKSKVLKNTLFPLFEESFTYPVPKSLQTNPECCILFTVKDKDLIGANEMMGEYFLGFQEITRGDSSVDMNALDQRILPLTKPHEQESEYLNALEGRTWDKVARDFAKKEKKRMSGK